In the Malaclemys terrapin pileata isolate rMalTer1 chromosome 12, rMalTer1.hap1, whole genome shotgun sequence genome, one interval contains:
- the LOC128846923 gene encoding olfactory receptor 13G1-like — MEPSNHTRVTEFIMQGLFDHPHHQGLFFGLFLCLYTAVVMGNSLIIAAIVLHPPLHTPMYFFIANLAIVDIFCTSSVLPKMMKNLMQEKKTISFDGCMAQLFAFTLSGGTELVLLTAMSYDRYVAICHPLRYVNLMTKRICISLAVGVWSVSITNSLVHTLLMLRLDFCGPKLIQHFFCEIPPLLALSCSSIYFNEIMIFIANTFLAMGNFLLTTVSYSFIIITILKIQSFKGKQRAFSTCSSHLLVVTLFYSSIIYTYIRPTSSDSLAKDKMAAIMYTLVIPTMNPLIYTLRNKEVKVAFGKIFSFRKK, encoded by the coding sequence ATGGAACCCAGTAACCACACCAGGGTGACCGAGTTTATCATGCAGGGGCTCTTTGACCATCCTCACCATCAGGGACTGTTCTTTGGGCTATTCCTGTGCCTTTACACAGCCGTTGTCATGGGCAATTCCCTGATCATTGCGGCTATTGTCCTCCATCCacctctccacacccccatgtacttcttcatTGCCAACTTGGCCATCGTCGACATTTTCTGCACCTCCTCAGTTCTTCCCAAGATGATGAAAAACCTGATGCAGGAGAAGAAAACTATCTCTTTTGATGGCTGCATGGCCCAGCTCTTTGCTTTCACTTTGTCTGGGGGGACGGAGCTTGTGCTCCTCACTGCCATGTCATATGACCGGTATGTAGCCATCTGTCACCCCTTGCGCTATGTCAACCTCATGACCAAGAGAATTTGCATTAGTTTAGCAGTTGGTGTCTGGTCTGTCAGTATTACCAATTCATTGGTGCACACACTGCTTATGCTGCGTCTGGATTTCTGTGGACCCAAACTCATCCAGCATTTCTTCTGTGAGATCCCTCCATTGCTGGCACTGTCCTGCAGTTCCATCTACTTCAATGAAATCATGATCTTCATTGCAAACACCTTCCTGGCTATGGGGAACTTCCTGCTGACCACTGTGTCATATAgcttcatcatcatcaccatcctGAAAATCCAGAGTTTCAAAGGGAAGCAGAGAGCCTTCTCCACCTGTTCTTCCCATCTGCTTGTGGTCACCTTGTTCTACTCTTCCATCATCTACACCTATATCCGGCCAACCTCCAGTGACTCTCTGGCTAAAGACAAGATGGCAGCCATAATGTACACCCTGGTGATTCCCACCATGAACCCTCTGATCTACACTCTACGTAATAAGGAGGTCAAAGTGGCCTTTGGGAAAATCTTTTCATTcaggaaaaaataa